TTGACACCTTCTGGCTCGGCAAACTCGGAAGGGAGGAGCTCTCGGCCCCCGGTGCCAGTTGGCCCTTTATAGCAACCCTCATGAGCATTGGCATAGGGTTCGCGGTGGCGGGCTTCGCCTTCGTGACCCAGTATATCGGGGCAAAAAACTTTAAGAGGGCAAACCGCTCTGCTGGGGCTCTCTATTCCCTGAGCCTCCTCTTTTCGGTTGGGGTGGCCGTAGTTGGCTCCCTCCTCGCACCCACGGTTCTCAGGCTCATGGACGTTTCACCAGACGTCTACCCATACGCTCTCAGGTACACCCTCGTCATCTTCATCGGCATACCCTTTGCCTTCACGTACTTTGCATTCACCTTTCTCATGAGGGCGGTTGGGGACACGAGAACGCCCATGTGGATAAGCTTCTTCACGGTTGGCCTCAACATGCTTCTCGACCCTGTTTTAATTTTTGGAATCGGCCCGTTTCCAGAACTCGGTGTCGTCGGGGCGGCAATAGCGACGATGTTCTCCAACAGCGTCGGCTCCCTGATAGGGGCCTACTACCTGATAACCGGCAGGAAAGGCATAAAGTTCACGCGCGAGGACTTGAAGCCCGACTGGGAGTTTTATAGGAAAATCTTCCGCATCGGTCTTCCCTCCGCGGTGGGTCAGTCACTCAACTCCTTTGGATTCATGGTCCTCACGAGGATAATCTTTCAGTTCGGAACAGTTGCCTTCGCCGCCTACGCGATAGCCAACAGACTCACCAACTTCATGTTCGCAATAGCGAACGGCATAGCCCAGGCAATGGGAACCATGGTCGGTCAGAACATAGGCGCGGGCAGGTTTGATAGGGCTAAGAGGATAGCCGAGAGGACGATGCTCTTGAACTTTGGAATTCTAACGGCGGGAACGGTGTTAATTGTTACCTTTAACGAACCCATTTTTGGTGCATTTATAAAGGACGACGCGGTTCTTCACGAGGCATCCCTCGTCGCGAAGTACTTCCTGACCTCACTTCCATTTTTTGGAATTTTCTCCGTGGTCACCAACGTCTTTCAGACCGCTGGAAAGACCCGGGTCAGTATGACGCTTGGCCTGATAAGGCTCTGGGGCCTGAGGATTCCACTGAGCTATATCCTCGGCTGGATTGTGAGTGCAAGCTGGGGTGTTTACCTTGGCATGGGTTTGAGCAACATCTTAAGTGCCTTCCTTGCCCTCATTTGGTTTTTGAAAGGTAGCTGGATGGAAAGGCTCATCGAGGAGTAGGTTTAAATAGGAACCCTTCGACGGCGGTCTGATAGACCATGAAGCTCAGCGAGATGCGTGAAGAAATAATCAACGGACCAATGGAGAGAACACTCCTCAAGCTAGCGGGCCCGTTGATAGTCAACAACCTCGTCCAGGTCGTTTACAACATAACCGATACCTTCTGGCTCGGCAAACTCGGAAGAGAGGCACTCTCAGCGCCGGGAGTAACGTGGCCGATTATCGGGACTCTGATGGCACTAGGGATGGGGTTTGCCACAGCCGGCTTTGCCTTCGTGGGTCAATACATAGGCGCAGGGGAGTTCAAAAAGGCAGGTCGCTCCGCAGGAGCCCTCTACTCCCTCATGGTCTTCTTCTCGGTGGTGACGGCAATCATAAGCGTCCTAATCCTCCCCTACGCACTTCGCTTCATGAAGGTAACGTCAAGCCTTTACCCCTACGCAAAAACCTATGCGACGATAGTCTTCCTCGGCGTTCCCTTCGCCTTCACATACATGGCCTTCTCGGCTCTGATGAGGGCTTCAGGAGACACGAAGACCCCGATGAAAATAACCCTCCTGACGGTTTTCCTTAATATAGTCCTAGACCCACTCTTCATCTTTGGTGTTGGTCCTTTCCCAAGGCTAGACGTTGCCGGAGCGGCAGTAGCTACCGTTATAGCGAACGCAACCGGCTCGGCAATCGGTCTCTACCTCATGTTCTCGGGAAGGGTAGCGTTAAAACTCACCCCCTCAAGCCTCAGGCCGGATTTGGAGTTCTATAAAAGGCTCTTCCGCGTTGGGCTTCCCTCAGGAATCGGCCAATCTGCCAACAGCTTCGGTTTCGTCGTTCTCACGAGGATTATAATGGGCTTCGGTGACGTCACCTATGCGGCCTATGTCATAACTACGAGGCTGGTGAACTTTCTAACGAGCATTTCCAGGGGTATAAGCATGGCCATGGGGACCATGATAGCCCAGAACGTCGGTGCCGGCAAGTTCGAGAGGGCCAAGAGAATAGCCGAGAGGGCGATGCTCATCAACTTCACCATAGCAAGCCTCGCAGTTCTAATCATTGGAACCTTCCGTGTTCCAATCTTCAAGGTCTT
This portion of the Thermococcus sp. genome encodes:
- a CDS encoding MATE family efflux transporter, with amino-acid sequence MKLSEMREEIINGPMERTLLKLAGPLIVNNLVQVVYNITDTFWLGKLGREALSAPGVTWPIIGTLMALGMGFATAGFAFVGQYIGAGEFKKAGRSAGALYSLMVFFSVVTAIISVLILPYALRFMKVTSSLYPYAKTYATIVFLGVPFAFTYMAFSALMRASGDTKTPMKITLLTVFLNIVLDPLFIFGVGPFPRLDVAGAAVATVIANATGSAIGLYLMFSGRVALKLTPSSLRPDLEFYKRLFRVGLPSGIGQSANSFGFVVLTRIIMGFGDVTYAAYVITTRLVNFLTSISRGISMAMGTMIAQNVGAGKFERAKRIAERAMLINFTIASLAVLIIGTFRVPIFKVFLDDPKVIAESKIVLEYFLISVPFFNGIFIVVNRTFLSAGHTKKSMALGIIRLWGLRIPLSYAFGYVGAITILGLTIPLASLFDFTSRGVFFGMGLSNFIGALIALAWFLRGSWMSAIIEKKSKGLRKLGKVKHSED
- a CDS encoding MATE family efflux transporter, which produces MSLEDVREDILNGPVERTLFRLAGPLIVSNMVQVLYNLIDTFWLGKLGREELSAPGASWPFIATLMSIGIGFAVAGFAFVTQYIGAKNFKRANRSAGALYSLSLLFSVGVAVVGSLLAPTVLRLMDVSPDVYPYALRYTLVIFIGIPFAFTYFAFTFLMRAVGDTRTPMWISFFTVGLNMLLDPVLIFGIGPFPELGVVGAAIATMFSNSVGSLIGAYYLITGRKGIKFTREDLKPDWEFYRKIFRIGLPSAVGQSLNSFGFMVLTRIIFQFGTVAFAAYAIANRLTNFMFAIANGIAQAMGTMVGQNIGAGRFDRAKRIAERTMLLNFGILTAGTVLIVTFNEPIFGAFIKDDAVLHEASLVAKYFLTSLPFFGIFSVVTNVFQTAGKTRVSMTLGLIRLWGLRIPLSYILGWIVSASWGVYLGMGLSNILSAFLALIWFLKGSWMERLIEE